Genomic DNA from Marinobacter sp. MDS2:
CCATCGAACAAAATCACGACGACAAAGGCATCATCTGGCCGGACGCAATCGCACCGTTCCAAGTTGCGATTGTGCTGCTGAACGCCCACAAAGCACCAACTGTTGCCGAGGCCGGTGAAAAGCTTTACAACGAGCTTCGTGAAGCGGGCTATGACGTTCTGCTGGACGACCGCAACATGCGCCCGGGCGTGAAGTTTGCCGATATGGAACTGATGGGCATCCCGCACCGGTTTGTTATTTCCGAGCGTGGCCTGAACGCCGGCACCCTGGAATACAAAGGCCGTCGAGACGAAGATAAACAAGATATTGCAGTAGAAGACGCACTGCCTGTGCTGATGAAGGTCTCGCCAAAAGCGGGCCTGTAAAACCTGAAAGGTTCCGGGCGGCCCAGTGGCTGCCCGGAATGCTACCGCTGTTTAGCGAGCCCCAACAATGCCCGGCTCGACCTCCAGTTCCACTCCGAATTTTTCCCGCACCGACTCTCTTACATCCTCAGCCAACGCCAGAACATCCTGACCCGTACCTTGAGAGTGGTTGATCAGCACCAACGCCTGTCGATTATGAATACCGACACGTGCGTTACGAAACCCTTTCCAGCCGGCTTGATCAATCAGCCAGGCCGCGGCCAGTTTGACGCCGTCTGTAAGCGGGTAAAACACCACGTCCGGAAAACACTTCTGAAGTTGTTCAAACTGCGCCTGATCAATCACCGGATTCTTAAAGAAGCTTCCGGTATTGGGCAGGGTCTCAGGGTCCGGTAGCTTTCTCCGGCGGACCGCCATAACCGCCTCGGCGACGTCCAGCGGACTAAGCTTTTCCGCATCGGCATCACTCAGGTAGTCCTGAAGGTCACGATAGCCCAGCTTGAGAGGCGCAGTACGGGACAAGCGCAGACGAATCTCAAGAATGATATACCGACCGGGATTACGCTTGAAAAAACTGTCTCGATAGGCGAACTGACAGTGTTCGGCACTCAGGGTAACGACGTGCCGTGAATCGCAATCCAAAGCCGTCACGCTCTCAAGCGTATCGCACAACTCCACTCCGTAGGCGCCGATATTCTGAACCGGTGCAGCCCCCGCTGTTCCGGGAATCAATGCCAGATTTTCAATGCCCCGATAGCCCGAGCGCGCGGCGTACAAAACCGCATCGTGCCAGTTTTCGCCTGCAGCCAGCGCCAATACGGCTGTGTCGTCCGTTACCTGTTCCCAGCGCCTTCCGCGTATGGCGATATGCAGGACAAGCCCCTCAAAATTACCGGCGAAAACCAGATTGCTGCCGCCACCAAGCACCAGTGTTTCAACCTGCTGCTCACGCGCTATGTCGAGCGCCTGCACAAGTTGATCGGCATTTTCGATATCCACGAACTGCTCGGCTTTTACGGCGATCGCCATCGTGTTCAGGTCTTTCAAACTGACCTGTTCGCGGATCTGTGGCCCGTAACTCAAGCCAACCGCCCCCGAATATGATCAAGCAGCCCTTCGCTGGCGTCCTGGATCAGATCGAGAACCTGCTCAAACCCTTGATCGCCGCCGTAATACGGATCCGGCACTTCCAAATCGCTGGACTGGCCAAACTCCAGAAACAATTGAGGTTCCGCGCCGCCGTTCTGACGCCAAAGATCCCGTACATCGGCCAGATTCGAGCGGTCCATCACCAGCACATAATCAAAAGTATCCAGGTCATCTGGTTTGATCTGCCGTGCCTGCAGGCCAGAAAGATCAATACCTCTTCGCCCTGCTGCCTCAATGGATCGGGAATCCGGAGATTTCCCGGTATGCCAATCTGCTGTTCCGCAAGAATCGATGACTACTTTGTCCGCCATGCCCTGCTCGTTTACGAGCTGACGAAACACGCCTTCGGCACTGGGCGAGCGGCAAATATTACCCAAACAGACAAAAAGAACCCGAACGGATTCAGACATAGCGCCCTCCGGCTTCCATCAATTTTCTGATTCTCTCTAAATCTTCTTCCGTGTCCACGCCTGGCGCAGGGGGCCGCTCTGCAACGTCCACATGAATACTGGCACCGTTGTAGAGCGCCCGTAGCTGTTCCAAAGCTTCCACTTGCTCGGTGGGTGCCGGCACCCAACTCACAAAGTCGCTCAGAACGCTGGCTCGATAACCGTAAATTCCAATGTGACGGAAGTACCCGATGCCCTCCGGTAGATCCACTTCTGCGGAACTGGCATTTTGAGGCCACGTATCCCGAGCCCAGGGAATCGGTGCCCGGCTGAAGTAATGGGCAATACCGCGACCATCAAACACCACTTTAACCACATTCGGGTTAAATACCTGCCGGGCGTCGTGAATGCGCTCGCACAAGGTCGATATCGCCACTTCCGGGTAACGCTCCAGATTGTCGGCTACCTGATTAATCAACGCCGGTGGCAATAGCGGTTCATCACCTTGCACATTGACCACTCGATGCTCGGGCTCAAGCTCGAGCTTGCGCGCGACCTCTTCCAAGCGATCCGTGCCACTGGCGTGATTGGCTGACGTCATCACCACTTCAGCACCAAACGCACGGCAAGCCTCTTCGATACGCGAATCGTCAGTTGCGATCACCACACGGCCTGCCCGGCTTTCCTGAGCGCGCTCATGAACATGCTGGATCATTGGCTTGCCAGCAATCATCGCCAACGGTTTGCCCGGCAATCGGCTGGACGCATAGCGGGCGGGAATCACGACAGTAAAAGACATACAACAGTCCTGCTTACGGTTAACTCAGTGCTTATCCAGACGCTCGTCGGTGCTCAGTGTTCGAGCTTCAACAGCAATCATCACGGGAATGCCTTCTCGAATCGGGAAAGCCATGGCGTCCTGATAGCACACCAACTCCGTGCGGGCCTCGTTCAGTTTGAGTTCGCCCTTGCACACTGGGCAAGCCAGCATAGACAGAAGTTTCTTATCCATGATTTGATCTCTCGGTCATTTGAGACTGCAACTGCACAGCACTTTCGCTGAGCCGCTCCAGAAAGCGTTGTTCAAAAGGTTCGGACAGGCAGGCATCAACGGTCAATACCCACGCGTTATCCGGCGAAAAACCGCGACATTTCACCGCATCTTTTGCGGTCATCACCAACCATTCTCCGGCCCCAGAAGCCAGATCCTCAGGGCGGAACCGGTGATGATCGGGAAACGCCTGCTCCTGTACATGAGCGCCCAATTGCCGCAGCGTTTCAAAAAAACGCCCCGGATTACCAATGCCGGCAACCCCTCGTACAGGTTTCCCGTTAAGGGCTTCCGGCGCTCGGCTTTCTCCGGAATTCAGGTTTACCAACGAGGCTGGCCGCAAGGTCATGGCATGGATATTAGCGTGTTCCGTGCCGGCGAATTCATCGAGACGCTCGCCACTTGACGGAAACTGGGCCCCATTCAATATCACGAAATCAACCGAGTTGAGCCGGTCAACGGATTCTCGCAGGGGGCCTACAGGCAGAATGGCGCCGTTTCCAATGCCTCGTTGAGCATCGAACACCGCCAGTTCGATATCGCGGGGAAGGCTGTAATGCTGGAGGCCATCATCGCAGATCAATACATCGCCTAGCCCCTGCTCCAACGCCCAACGAGCCCCACGCAGGCGCTGAGGATCTACCACCACGGGGCAACCGGTTGCGAGTGACAGCATGAGCGGCTCGTCGCCACATACGCCGGCTGGAGTGCCCTCCTGCACCAACAAAGGATAGCGATCACTTTTACCGCCATACCCGCGACTCAGGATTACCGGCTGCCAACCCTCTTGGCGCATACAATCAACCAGCCGAGCCGTTAACGGCGACTTACCGGTACCACCTACGGTGATGTTACCCACCACGACCACGGGCACCGGCAAATTTTCCGCCCCAGCCTGCCAAGCCTTTCGGCGTTTGGATTCAGATATCGTGCGGTAGAGCCAGGCAAGCGGCGCCAAAACACTCAAGGGCCGCGACTGGCCATACCATAAACGGTCGATCACATTGCTCATGAATGCTCACTGAACTGCACCTGATGCAGCTGAGCATAAGCACCGCCCGCCGCCAGCAGTTCGTCGTGGGTTCCGGATTCGACAATACGGCCGTTATCCATCACCAGAATTCGGTCGGCCTTTTCGATGGTTGAAAGCCGGTGCGCAATCACCAAGGTGGTGCGCCCCTGCATAACAGTTTCGAGTGCCTGTTGGATGTGACGCTCGGATTCGGTGTCCAAAGCCGATGTGGCTTCATCCAATATCAAAATCGGGGCATTTTTAAGAAGCGCCCGGGCAATGGCCAAGCGCTGCCGCTGGCCACCGGACAGCATCACACCGTTATCACCGATCACCGTATCCAGGCCTTCCGGCATACGATCAATAAACTCAAGCGCGTGGGCTTTAGCGGCGGCCTCGCGAATTTCATCCCGGCTGCAATCCCGCAACGCACCATAGGCGATGTTTGCGGCAATGGTGTCGTTGAACAAGACCACGTTCTGGGTCACTAGCGCTATTTGGGCACGCAGTGCTTCCAGAGAGAAGTCCATCAGGGAATGACCATCAACCCGGATATCTCCGCCGGTGAAGTCATAAAACCGAGGCAACAGACTGACCAAAGTGGACTTACCACTCCCGGAGCGACCCACCAACGCGACACTCTGGCCGGCGGGCAAGTCGATCGAAATCTGGTCCAGCACATTATCGAGTTGATCGCGGTAGCGAAACGATACCTGATCGAACTCGATGTGTCCTTCAACACGGCCGGGCGCGTGGGTACCGCCGTCTTTTTCCGGCTGCTCGTCCATGGTTTCGAACACATCGTAAGCTGCCGCAACACCCTTCTGAATCTTGGAATGTATCGACGTAACCTGCCGAATGGGCTTTGCCATGGTCGTTGCGGCGGTGATGAACGCTATTAGCTGGCCGGTTGTCATTTCACCCCGAATTTCCGGCGCAAGCATGGTCCAGACCAGCGCAGCGATCGCAATGGCAACCAGAACCTGAATCACAGGCACACTGATGGCTTGTGTTGACGCCATTTTCAAGCTTTGTTTCAAGTTGCGAGCGCTGACCTGACGGAAGCGATCGCGCTCGTAGTCAGCGCCACCGAAGGTGCGCACCACGCGATACCCGGAAATTGATTCCGTCGCCACGTGGGTGATGTCCCCCATGGAGCCCTGAATTCGCTTGCTGATCTTGCGAAAGCGCTTACTGGCGTAACTAACCACAAAACCGATAACAGGCCCGACGGTCAGAAACACAAGCGTGAGCTTCCAGTTGGTGTAGATCATGAAGCCCAGCAAACCGACGATGGTCAGACCTTCACGCAGGGTGATGGTGATCGCGTTGGTTGCCGCTTCCGCCACTTGTTCGACGTTGAACGTGAGTTTGGACACCAGCCTGCCGGCCGCGTTCTCGTCGAAATACCGGGACGGTAGCGTCATCATCCGGTCGAACACGTCATTACGCAGAGCGTTAATCACATTGCGCCCAACGTAGCTGATGAAGTACTGGCTGAAAAAGGTACCCAGCCCCCGAAGGGCAAACACACCGACAATCAAACCGGTCAACAGCACTCGATTCTGAGACGTTGGATTCTCGATCGCTGTGATCACGTATTCCATGGCCGCAGCCATACCAGTGGAGGCGGCGGCGTAGAGCACGTTACCCAAAACGGCTAACGAAAACGCCAGCCAGAAGGGTTTTACGTAGGTCAACAGACGCTTGTACGTGGTCCAGCTGCCAGCTGGGGGCGTTTTCAGGGGCTCGGGAATGGAGCTGCTCACGGGGATTCAGCCTCCCGCTCGGTGGTGATGCTTAATTTCGCAAAGCCCAATCGGCCTGCCACATCCATTGCACGAACAACAAACTCATGCGGCGTGCGAGCGTCTGCAGTAATGATATACGGCAAGCTGTTATCCCCTTCGGCCAACTCGCTGACACCTCTTTCCAGAGTCTCCCGACGATTATTCACCAGCGTTTTATCATTGAGAATGTATTGACCCTGGGCATTAATGACCACATCAATCTGACGGACTTCAGTCGGTTCCGCGGGGTCCCCATTGGCTTCAGGCAACTCCACCTCAAGATGGCTTTCACGGGTGAAAGTGGTGGAAACCATAAAGAAAATCAGCAGCAGGAACACCACATCGATCAATGGCGTCAGGTCTACCCCGACTTCCTGGCTTCTCTGGCGCTTGAACTTCACGGTGTTCAGGCTCCTTCCACGTCGATTTCGCGATCACCATGAACCACCTCAACCAACTTAATGGCTTCCTGCTCCATGTTGACCACCAACTCATCGACCCGGCGAATGAAGTAGCGGTGACCAATCAACGCTGGAATGGCAACACTTAACCCGGCCGCCGTGGTGATCAGCGCCTCCGATATGCCCCCGGCCAAATTGCCGGCATTGCCAACGCCCGCCAGCTGGATTTCGGCAAACACTTTGATCATGCCGATCACGGTACCGAGAAGCCCAAGCAGCGGCGTAATAGTCGCAACCGTACCGAGCGGATTCAGAAAACGTTCGAGCTCGTGAATGACCTGGCTGGCCTCATGTTCGATGCTTTCTTTCATGATCTCACGACCATGTTTCGCATTCATCAAACCACTCGCCAACACCCTTCCCATGGGGGATGAGCCCTGCAGTGCTTTAAGCTTCCGGCCATTCAGCTCTTTCTTCTTAATCCAGCGCCAAAGCTCGTTAAGCGATTGGCTCGGTGCCACCCGGGAAGCACGCAACGACCAGAAACGCTCCAGAATAATTGCAAGCGCTAAAATGGAACAGGCAACAATGGGCACCATCAGGATGCCACCAGCTTTCAACAGCTCAAACACGCTTGATCTCCCTGATTAATGACAAGCCGCGCTACTTTAGCATAGCTGCCGGTACAGGCCACACCTGCAATGTCACGGTATTTTACATTGATCACGGGCAAGTCCCGGACCAGCAATCCAGAATGGCGCTTGTTGCGTTGCTTGGGTGATCTTCAGGTTGTCTGGCCCAAAACTCAGGAATAGCTGTCCTGAACACGCCGTATTCACCGGTACCGCGCCAACATCCTGATACCGTTCGACAACTGTGCTATGCGGGTGGCCATATCGGTGCCGATACCCTGCCGTGTAGATCACCCAGTTCGGCTCTACCGCCGACACCCACTTCATCGACGAGGAGGTCTTACTACCATGATGCGGAGCAATCACTATGCGCTGCCCCGGGAAGGCCGACAACCAATCCAAATCGCGATCTGCAAGCATTTCCGTTTCTACTCTGCGGCTAATATCCCCGGTTAGAAGCAGATCGACATTCAACTGACGATGAAATAGCCGAAGCACACAGGAAGCATCGTTTCCCGATACCGCCGAGCCACTGCGCCAGAAGCTCAGCTCGAACTCGCCCAACATCTGCGGCAATCGCGGGCAGCCCTGAATTAACGCCTCCGGATGCCGCGCCAGTTTTTGACGAACCACTTCCGGCTCTCCGGATGAGATCATCCCTATGGACAAATCCTCCAGCAAGACCGATAACCCGCCCGAGTGATCGCTATCGCCATGACTCACCACAAGATGCTCAATACGCCTCACGCCAAGTGCCCGCAGGTTCGGAAGCAAGACCGACTCTACGGCAGAATACGCGCCCTTTACCTCCGGCCCGGTGTCATACAACAAGACTTCACTACCCGAGCGAACCAGCACAGACAAACCCTGCCCGACATCCCAGATACGCACCTCGGGCACATCAACCGCCACATTCACCGGCGACTCGTGACTCAACCACCCGACCCCTAACCAACCCACCACAACGATGGCACTGAGGGCCTGGAATGACCGAGCCGGAAAGCGCAGCATCAGCAATACAACCAACGTCATTGCGATCACCGCAGCTTGTGACGCACCCGGCAACGAGACTACCGGCACTGCCTCCACCGCTTGCAGCAAATACCACAACACCCCCAGTACCGCATCAAAAACGTCGATCACATGAGCCGTTAGCGATCCCCCTGTCACAAACACCAACAATGTCCCGACGAACAACACCGGCATCACCACAAACGACACCCAGGGAATCGCTACCAGATTTGCCGCCACGCCCGCCAAAGGCTGAGCTTGGCCAAACGCTTGAAGAACGGGCCATAGGCCAACAAATACCGCACACTGAGCCAGCATCAACCCCGCCAGCCACCCGGTGTTTCCCAAGCGCCCCGAGAATACCCAAACCAGCAGTGCAACTGCAGAGAAGGACAACCAGAATCCCTGATCGAGGGGCGCAAAAGGATCGAACAACAAAACGCAGGCCATCGCGATAACGAAAGGTCGCCACGAACTGGCTTCCCAGGCCTTCAGCAGAAACCACCCACCCACGATCACCATCACCAGTGCACGACGGGTGGGCACGGTCATACCGGCCAGTAAGGCATAAAACAAACACGCGAGAACCACTGAGCCAAAGACCCCATTGCGGATGACCTTGCCCGAGATCAGGCCCGCGGGCAGCAACAGCAAAAGGCGACGACTGGCCAGTCCGGCGGCCAACGCCACCAGCCCCAAGTGCAAGCCGGAAATAGCGACCAGATGGATGGTGCCGGTTGCCTTGAGGGTTTGCCAATGCGAGGCAGAAAGGTGCCCACGATTCCCTATCAACAAAGAAGCCAGCAAGGGGTAGTGCTCTGCGCCGCTAAAGTAGCCTTCAACAACAGACGCCATTTCCCGGTGCCAGGCATGGTAGGAGCAGAAGAGCCCACACACCGAGCCCGGCAACTCCACCACATTCCGAACGCTCCCGGTTGCCCGCACACCCTGTCGAAACAACCAATCCTCGTACCGGAAACCTGCGTCATTGAGGTTGCCATGCGGGCGCTTGAGAACCACCTGAAGCGCTATTGGTCCGGAAGGTAATACCTTTTCGCCTGCACCGTACCAAGCAAGCCGGATCTTGTCCGGGGGCACGCCACCCTTCACCGAATCAAACGTTTCCGCCCAGCTGTCCACGCAAAAGTTGAAACGTATGCTATTAAAAGTGCCTGGTTGCGGTAAATCACAAACATACCCCGAAACCGTCAATGGCACTCCCTCTTCCAAAGGCAAAAGCCGCTGTTGCAGACGGGTGTCGGCATGCCACGCAGCCCATCCGAGCCCGACAGACAGCCAAATCAACCAAAGAAAAACGACACGAAAACGGGTCACTTTTGCTATGAATATTGTTAGTAGTACAAATAGGGATAAAAACAGCCACGGATAAGGTGGCAAAACCGAGAACCGATACAGTAAGATAACGCCGCAACTAAACGCGAACATGCCCGTAGGGCCAAATAAAGATCTTTCAGCTTTCGTGCTGAACTGGGTGTTTCTGGACAATCCTTGTCCTCCGATCAAAATCGACGCTCTTCATGCGCCGGTTACCATCCATACCGAGAGAACAGGCCGAACGTCCAATGCCGAAGAGGTTTATTAATTGGCATGACTGTTCGCCGTCGTCCATAATCGTTCGCCAGCCCTTGTCACGACTGAGTTTTGCACGTTATCCTTGTTCGCAACCATCCGCTTGAAATCGCCCTAATTCGGGAAAAAAGCGGGTACAAAAGCGGGTACGCTTTCGGGCGTGAAAACCAAGGAAAATCATGGCTCTTACAGATGTGTCGATCAGAAAAGCCAAAGCCATCGACAAGCCCTTTAAGCTCACCGATGCTAACGGCCTGTTTTTATTGGTGCGCCCCAACGGCTCAAAGCTGTGGCGCTACCGATACAGGATTGCCAAAAAGGAAAACACCTTTGCTCTCGGCACGTATCCTGAGATGAGCCTGGCCGACGCCAGAACGGCGCGAGACGAGGCGCGAGCCTTGGTCAAGCAAGGCATCCATCCGTCCGTAGTCCGGCAATCGGAGCGCGCCAAAGTCGTCCACCAAGGCACCCAAACCTTTGAAGGGGTGGCCCGTGAATACGCCAAAAAGAAAGCGCGGAAATGGTCGAAGGTTTACACCGACCAATTTATCCGCGCCATGGAACTAAACGTTTTTCCGTCGATTGGCCGGCTGCCCATTCGCTCGATTAACAGCGCTCACATTCTGAACATTCTAAACACCATGGATCAGCGCGGAGCCACGGCGCACGCATTAACCGTTCGGAGTTGGTGCGGCCAGGTCTTCCGGTACGCCGTTGCAACCACGCGCGCCGACCTCGATCCATCGGCGCCGCTGAAAGGGGCGCTGCAAAAGAGCGAGGTCAACCACGCTCGGCCACTGCCCTCGGATGGCATTGCCGATTTGCTGCCACGGCTGCGCACCTACAGCGGCCAGCGCACCACCGCCATCTGCGTAGAGCTGCTGATGCTCACCTTTGTGCGCACCGCCGAGATGCGTCAGGCCGAGTGGTCCGAATTCGACTTTGATACGGCCATCTGGAAAATCCCGGCCGATAAAATGAAAAAGCGGCGAGTGCATTTGGTTCCGCTCGCCACACAAACTGTGCGTCTGCTAAAGGAGTTGCGCCAGCTTACCGGGCAGGGCCGGTACTTGTTCCCGAACCGGCGCCGACACGATGCCGCTATGAGTGCGCGCACCGTCAACCGGGCGCTGGAAATTATGGGGTTTGAGTCGGGCGAGCTGTCCGGGCACGATTTCCGGGCCACGGCCACCACGCATTTGCACGAAATGGGGTTTGATCCTGCGCACGTAGACGTTCAGTTGGCGCACGCAAAAAAGAGCGCAACCGACGCAGCCTACAACCACGCGGTTTACTTGCCGCAACGCATCAAGCTCATGCAAGCCTGGGCTGATTATGTGTATTCACTAACCGCGAAGTGAGCCTGACAGGGGGCGCGCTTTGATTGATCGATGAACAACGAGGGGTAGGCTATGTTCTGGCTAGGGGCACATCAGGATTTTTGGTACAGCTTATTGCTGTCAGGGGCCTTGATTGTGATCTTTCCGGTCTGGCGAAAGTTGCGGCCGAAGGGCTATCACATGGATATGGGCTGGATGGATTGGTGTGGGTATTACTTCTTGCGGGGGATGGTCATTACCATGATCGGCGGGGTGGCCGACTGGCCGGTGGTCATGGCTGCCGGGGTGTGGCTTATGTGCGGGCTGTACCCGCTGGCCATCCTTGGCCTGCTGGGTAAGGTGGAGGATTTGCGGGTGACGCTGGTGCGCGCCTGGCGGGAGCGTTAGCCGTCCATCTCGCCGTACCGCTTGTTGAACTGGTCAATCGCCCGCTTCATCAGGCGTTCAACCTCTTGGAGCTTGACGTCCTTTTCGGCGGCCGTCAGGTCGTCCAGCGCTTCTATCCGATCACGCTTCTTGCGCAAGAGCTTCAAGCGTTTTTCGGTTGCGTTCATGGCCCCCGAGAGGCGCAGCTTGTTGCCATGATCTCGCAAGAACCGAGCCCGGTCCGCGCCCTTTAGCGCATCTCTTTCCGCTGTCAGTTGGTTGATCTCATCCCGGCGGTCGTAGAATTTCGACTGATCTTCATACGGCAGCACCTTGCCATGGAGCTTCCGAAGGAACGGCACTTCGCGCGCTTCCAGCTCCACCCCTTGCAGCCACTTGGCGCCAAAGTTGGGGGTGCGGTTGGTGAAGAAGTCATACGCGCCGCCGCCGTAGTAGCCCACCAGATAGTCCATCACGTCGGGGCTCAGGTCTACGGCGCCGCTGCGGTAATCGCTGCCGCCGGTGGCGCGGTTCAG
This window encodes:
- the murB gene encoding UDP-N-acetylmuramate dehydrogenase, translated to MSYGPQIREQVSLKDLNTMAIAVKAEQFVDIENADQLVQALDIAREQQVETLVLGGGSNLVFAGNFEGLVLHIAIRGRRWEQVTDDTAVLALAAGENWHDAVLYAARSGYRGIENLALIPGTAGAAPVQNIGAYGVELCDTLESVTALDCDSRHVVTLSAEHCQFAYRDSFFKRNPGRYIILEIRLRLSRTAPLKLGYRDLQDYLSDADAEKLSPLDVAEAVMAVRRRKLPDPETLPNTGSFFKNPVIDQAQFEQLQKCFPDVVFYPLTDGVKLAAAWLIDQAGWKGFRNARVGIHNRQALVLINHSQGTGQDVLALAEDVRESVREKFGVELEVEPGIVGAR
- a CDS encoding low molecular weight protein-tyrosine-phosphatase, translating into MSESVRVLFVCLGNICRSPSAEGVFRQLVNEQGMADKVVIDSCGTADWHTGKSPDSRSIEAAGRRGIDLSGLQARQIKPDDLDTFDYVLVMDRSNLADVRDLWRQNGGAEPQLFLEFGQSSDLEVPDPYYGGDQGFEQVLDLIQDASEGLLDHIRGRLA
- the kdsB gene encoding 3-deoxy-manno-octulosonate cytidylyltransferase codes for the protein MSFTVVIPARYASSRLPGKPLAMIAGKPMIQHVHERAQESRAGRVVIATDDSRIEEACRAFGAEVVMTSANHASGTDRLEEVARKLELEPEHRVVNVQGDEPLLPPALINQVADNLERYPEVAISTLCERIHDARQVFNPNVVKVVFDGRGIAHYFSRAPIPWARDTWPQNASSAEVDLPEGIGYFRHIGIYGYRASVLSDFVSWVPAPTEQVEALEQLRALYNGASIHVDVAERPPAPGVDTEEDLERIRKLMEAGGRYV
- a CDS encoding Trm112 family protein, with translation MDKKLLSMLACPVCKGELKLNEARTELVCYQDAMAFPIREGIPVMIAVEARTLSTDERLDKH
- the lpxK gene encoding tetraacyldisaccharide 4'-kinase — encoded protein: MSNVIDRLWYGQSRPLSVLAPLAWLYRTISESKRRKAWQAGAENLPVPVVVVGNITVGGTGKSPLTARLVDCMRQEGWQPVILSRGYGGKSDRYPLLVQEGTPAGVCGDEPLMLSLATGCPVVVDPQRLRGARWALEQGLGDVLICDDGLQHYSLPRDIELAVFDAQRGIGNGAILPVGPLRESVDRLNSVDFVILNGAQFPSSGERLDEFAGTEHANIHAMTLRPASLVNLNSGESRAPEALNGKPVRGVAGIGNPGRFFETLRQLGAHVQEQAFPDHHRFRPEDLASGAGEWLVMTAKDAVKCRGFSPDNAWVLTVDACLSEPFEQRFLERLSESAVQLQSQMTERSNHG
- the msbA gene encoding lipid A export permease/ATP-binding protein MsbA, encoding MSSSIPEPLKTPPAGSWTTYKRLLTYVKPFWLAFSLAVLGNVLYAAASTGMAAAMEYVITAIENPTSQNRVLLTGLIVGVFALRGLGTFFSQYFISYVGRNVINALRNDVFDRMMTLPSRYFDENAAGRLVSKLTFNVEQVAEAATNAITITLREGLTIVGLLGFMIYTNWKLTLVFLTVGPVIGFVVSYASKRFRKISKRIQGSMGDITHVATESISGYRVVRTFGGADYERDRFRQVSARNLKQSLKMASTQAISVPVIQVLVAIAIAALVWTMLAPEIRGEMTTGQLIAFITAATTMAKPIRQVTSIHSKIQKGVAAAYDVFETMDEQPEKDGGTHAPGRVEGHIEFDQVSFRYRDQLDNVLDQISIDLPAGQSVALVGRSGSGKSTLVSLLPRFYDFTGGDIRVDGHSLMDFSLEALRAQIALVTQNVVLFNDTIAANIAYGALRDCSRDEIREAAAKAHALEFIDRMPEGLDTVIGDNGVMLSGGQRQRLAIARALLKNAPILILDEATSALDTESERHIQQALETVMQGRTTLVIAHRLSTIEKADRILVMDNGRIVESGTHDELLAAGGAYAQLHQVQFSEHS
- a CDS encoding biopolymer transporter ExbD — translated: MKFKRQRSQEVGVDLTPLIDVVFLLLIFFMVSTTFTRESHLEVELPEANGDPAEPTEVRQIDVVINAQGQYILNDKTLVNNRRETLERGVSELAEGDNSLPYIITADARTPHEFVVRAMDVAGRLGFAKLSITTEREAESP
- a CDS encoding MotA/TolQ/ExbB proton channel family protein, with the translated sequence MFELLKAGGILMVPIVACSILALAIILERFWSLRASRVAPSQSLNELWRWIKKKELNGRKLKALQGSSPMGRVLASGLMNAKHGREIMKESIEHEASQVIHELERFLNPLGTVATITPLLGLLGTVIGMIKVFAEIQLAGVGNAGNLAGGISEALITTAAGLSVAIPALIGHRYFIRRVDELVVNMEQEAIKLVEVVHGDREIDVEGA
- a CDS encoding DNA internalization-related competence protein ComEC/Rec2, giving the protein MFAFSCGVILLYRFSVLPPYPWLFLSLFVLLTIFIAKVTRFRVVFLWLIWLSVGLGWAAWHADTRLQQRLLPLEEGVPLTVSGYVCDLPQPGTFNSIRFNFCVDSWAETFDSVKGGVPPDKIRLAWYGAGEKVLPSGPIALQVVLKRPHGNLNDAGFRYEDWLFRQGVRATGSVRNVVELPGSVCGLFCSYHAWHREMASVVEGYFSGAEHYPLLASLLIGNRGHLSASHWQTLKATGTIHLVAISGLHLGLVALAAGLASRRLLLLLPAGLISGKVIRNGVFGSVVLACLFYALLAGMTVPTRRALVMVIVGGWFLLKAWEASSWRPFVIAMACVLLFDPFAPLDQGFWLSFSAVALLVWVFSGRLGNTGWLAGLMLAQCAVFVGLWPVLQAFGQAQPLAGVAANLVAIPWVSFVVMPVLFVGTLLVFVTGGSLTAHVIDVFDAVLGVLWYLLQAVEAVPVVSLPGASQAAVIAMTLVVLLMLRFPARSFQALSAIVVVGWLGVGWLSHESPVNVAVDVPEVRIWDVGQGLSVLVRSGSEVLLYDTGPEVKGAYSAVESVLLPNLRALGVRRIEHLVVSHGDSDHSGGLSVLLEDLSIGMISSGEPEVVRQKLARHPEALIQGCPRLPQMLGEFELSFWRSGSAVSGNDASCVLRLFHRQLNVDLLLTGDISRRVETEMLADRDLDWLSAFPGQRIVIAPHHGSKTSSSMKWVSAVEPNWVIYTAGYRHRYGHPHSTVVERYQDVGAVPVNTACSGQLFLSFGPDNLKITQATQQAPFWIAGPGLARDQCKIP
- a CDS encoding integrase arm-type DNA-binding domain-containing protein; translation: MALTDVSIRKAKAIDKPFKLTDANGLFLLVRPNGSKLWRYRYRIAKKENTFALGTYPEMSLADARTARDEARALVKQGIHPSVVRQSERAKVVHQGTQTFEGVAREYAKKKARKWSKVYTDQFIRAMELNVFPSIGRLPIRSINSAHILNILNTMDQRGATAHALTVRSWCGQVFRYAVATTRADLDPSAPLKGALQKSEVNHARPLPSDGIADLLPRLRTYSGQRTTAICVELLMLTFVRTAEMRQAEWSEFDFDTAIWKIPADKMKKRRVHLVPLATQTVRLLKELRQLTGQGRYLFPNRRRHDAAMSARTVNRALEIMGFESGELSGHDFRATATTHLHEMGFDPAHVDVQLAHAKKSATDAAYNHAVYLPQRIKLMQAWADYVYSLTAK